A section of the Acidobacterium capsulatum ATCC 51196 genome encodes:
- the murD gene encoding UDP-N-acetylmuramoyl-L-alanine--D-glutamate ligase — protein sequence MELKGKKVLVVGLGKSGLAAALFLRRRGAQVTVSDIRSAEALSKDIPALIEQGIAVEAGGHGLLTFRRQDLIVVSPGVPLDTPELVQVRKFGLPIIGEVELAARFLKGKTLAITGSNGKTTTTSLCGAILERAHQHVQVGGNIGLPVIALVDDSRDDGWSVLEISSFQLETTERFRPGIAVILNITPDHLDRHGSFENYVAAKERIFAAQTHDDALILNADDDAASRAAARASSRIFWFSRNRVIRQGAFVHEGNILFRAAEDAATEPILPLSEIPLKGAHNVENVLAAVCAARLAGVSAEAIRDAVRDFRAVEHRLEFVAEIGGVSFYNDSKATNVDAARKAIEAFPGGIHLILGGKDKNSDYRTLRPLMAGRVKAVYTIGSAAEKIMTHLDGAVPLIAAGTLDLAVNLAGGAASPGDVVLLAPACSSFDQFENYEQRGQVFKDLVLAHRGAAAWQNASA from the coding sequence ATGGAACTCAAAGGCAAGAAAGTTCTCGTTGTCGGTCTGGGCAAGTCCGGATTAGCCGCTGCTCTTTTTCTGCGCCGCCGCGGCGCGCAGGTCACCGTTTCTGACATTCGCAGCGCCGAGGCGCTTAGCAAAGACATTCCCGCGCTCATCGAGCAGGGCATTGCGGTCGAGGCCGGTGGCCACGGCCTCCTCACCTTTCGCCGGCAAGATCTGATCGTCGTCAGCCCCGGCGTGCCGCTCGATACGCCCGAGCTCGTGCAGGTGCGCAAGTTTGGCCTGCCCATCATCGGCGAAGTCGAGCTGGCCGCGCGCTTCCTCAAGGGCAAAACGCTCGCCATCACCGGCTCCAACGGCAAAACCACTACCACCAGCCTCTGCGGAGCCATCCTCGAAAGGGCACACCAGCACGTGCAGGTCGGCGGCAACATCGGCCTTCCCGTGATCGCGCTGGTCGACGACTCGCGCGACGACGGATGGTCGGTGCTTGAAATCTCAAGCTTCCAGTTGGAGACCACCGAGCGCTTCCGCCCCGGCATCGCCGTCATCCTCAACATCACGCCCGATCACCTCGACCGCCACGGCAGCTTTGAGAATTACGTCGCCGCCAAGGAGCGTATCTTCGCCGCCCAGACGCACGACGACGCTCTCATCCTCAACGCCGATGATGACGCCGCCTCCCGCGCGGCCGCCCGTGCCAGCTCGCGCATCTTCTGGTTCAGCCGCAATCGGGTGATCCGCCAGGGCGCATTCGTTCACGAGGGCAACATTCTCTTTCGCGCCGCTGAAGACGCAGCCACCGAGCCGATCCTGCCGCTCTCAGAGATTCCCCTCAAGGGTGCCCATAACGTCGAGAACGTGCTGGCCGCTGTCTGCGCCGCACGCCTCGCCGGAGTCAGCGCCGAAGCCATCCGCGACGCCGTCCGCGACTTCCGCGCCGTCGAGCATCGCCTCGAATTCGTCGCTGAAATTGGCGGCGTCAGCTTCTACAACGACTCCAAGGCGACCAATGTGGATGCAGCCAGAAAGGCCATTGAAGCCTTCCCCGGCGGCATTCACCTCATTCTCGGCGGCAAGGACAAAAACTCGGATTACCGCACGCTGCGCCCGCTCATGGCCGGGCGCGTCAAGGCCGTCTACACCATCGGCTCCGCGGCCGAGAAGATCATGACCCATCTTGACGGCGCGGTGCCGCTCATCGCCGCCGGCACGCTTGATCTCGCGGTCAATCTCGCAGGCGGAGCGGCGAGTCCTGGCGACGTCGTGTTGCTGGCCCCGGCTTGTTCCAGCTTTGACCAGTTTGAAAACTACGAACAGCGCGGTCAGGTCTTCAAAGATCTCGTTCTGGCCCATCGGGGAGCAGCAGCATGGCAAAACGCGTCGGCGTAG
- the murG gene encoding undecaprenyldiphospho-muramoylpentapeptide beta-N-acetylglucosaminyltransferase, with translation MKLVIAGGGTGGHIIPALAIADQLTAECEAAGSQAEILFIGTPRGLESKLVPQAGYPLSLIKVGQLNNVSLLTRVRTLLDLPLSVMGCMRMLRKYRPNAVVGVGGYASGPAMLAAQLLRIPTLAFEPNAIPGLANRLIGKRVHAAAVNFAPAAQYFRHAQVTGIPVRKQFFVLPPRPADQPPQLLVFGGSQGARVFNTYMPQAAAELLAAVPGLTILHQAGARHAEATEQAYEASGADQSRWRVAPFLDDMPQRFAEASLILARSGASTVAELAAAGKPALLVPFPQAADDHQRKNAEVMAQAGAAAMVLEADLTPGRLGRELAHLLAAPAQLAQMSDKARTLAHPDATEQITRMIRQIAR, from the coding sequence ATGAAGCTCGTCATCGCCGGCGGAGGCACAGGAGGCCACATCATCCCGGCCCTCGCCATTGCCGATCAACTGACCGCCGAGTGCGAAGCCGCCGGTAGCCAGGCTGAGATCCTCTTCATCGGCACTCCACGCGGGCTCGAATCAAAGCTCGTGCCGCAGGCCGGTTATCCGCTCTCGCTCATCAAAGTCGGGCAGCTCAACAACGTCTCGCTGCTCACACGCGTACGCACCCTGCTCGATCTTCCTCTGAGCGTCATGGGCTGCATGCGGATGCTTCGGAAGTACCGCCCCAATGCAGTGGTCGGCGTCGGCGGCTACGCCTCCGGTCCTGCCATGCTGGCCGCGCAACTGCTGCGCATTCCCACGCTGGCCTTCGAGCCCAATGCAATTCCCGGCCTCGCCAACCGGCTCATTGGCAAGCGCGTCCACGCGGCGGCAGTGAACTTCGCGCCCGCCGCGCAGTATTTTCGCCATGCTCAGGTCACCGGCATCCCAGTCCGCAAGCAGTTCTTTGTTCTTCCGCCTCGTCCTGCGGACCAGCCGCCGCAACTGCTTGTTTTTGGAGGCAGCCAGGGCGCGCGCGTCTTCAACACCTACATGCCTCAGGCTGCCGCCGAACTGCTGGCCGCCGTGCCTGGCCTGACCATTCTGCACCAGGCCGGAGCACGCCATGCCGAAGCCACCGAGCAGGCCTATGAGGCCAGCGGCGCGGACCAGTCGCGCTGGCGCGTCGCCCCGTTTCTTGATGACATGCCGCAGCGTTTCGCCGAGGCTTCTCTGATCCTGGCGCGCAGCGGAGCCAGCACCGTTGCCGAACTCGCCGCCGCTGGCAAGCCCGCACTGCTGGTGCCGTTTCCGCAAGCCGCCGACGACCATCAGCGTAAAAATGCCGAGGTCATGGCGCAAGCCGGCGCCGCCGCCATGGTTCTTGAGGCCGACCTGACGCCGGGCCGCCTCGGCAGGGAACTCGCACACCTGCTCGCCGCCCCCGCTCAGCTTGCCCAAATGTCAGACAAGGCGCGCACCCTGGCCCATCCCGACGCCACCGAACAAATCACGCGCATGATTCGCCAGATCGCCCGCTGA
- the murC gene encoding UDP-N-acetylmuramate--L-alanine ligase has protein sequence MFAKAQRVHFIGIGGIGMSGIAEIVLNLGYAVSGSDLRRTSITARLESLGVVLFEGHAAANVIGSGVVVVSSAIDEENPEVREARARKIPVIQRAEMLAELMRLKYGIAVAGMHGKTTTTSMIASVLAAGELDPTVVVGGRVDALGSNARLGNSHYLVAEADESDRSFLKLSPILTVVTNLDREHMDCYRDMADVEDAFLEFMNRVPFYGANVACIDNPQLAALLPRVRRRVFTYGTSLGADFVVRMLPPAPEVRSRFEIASAQSVLGPFDLHVPGIHNVLNAAAAVAIAVQLDLKEQAIVQGLKSFRGVDRRFQLKGVVDGITIIDDYGHHPTEIRATLRAARDCGYANIHVLFQPHRYSRTRDLLDEFVTSFADASTVEMLDIYAASEAPLPGITSAALVQSIGQPGVRYAASTEEAVTAILDRAAPGDLILTLGAGNVSQLAPLLVERLQSRLPA, from the coding sequence TTGTTCGCGAAGGCGCAGCGCGTCCACTTCATTGGTATTGGCGGCATCGGCATGAGCGGCATTGCCGAAATCGTCCTCAACCTCGGCTACGCGGTCTCCGGCTCTGATCTGCGCCGCACCAGCATCACCGCGCGCCTGGAATCTCTCGGCGTCGTCCTCTTTGAGGGCCATGCGGCGGCCAACGTCATCGGCTCCGGTGTCGTCGTGGTCAGCTCCGCCATTGATGAAGAAAATCCCGAAGTCCGCGAGGCCCGCGCCCGCAAGATTCCCGTCATCCAGCGCGCGGAGATGCTCGCCGAGCTCATGCGCCTCAAGTACGGCATTGCCGTCGCCGGCATGCACGGCAAAACCACCACCACTTCCATGATCGCCTCGGTGCTTGCCGCTGGTGAGCTTGATCCCACCGTCGTCGTCGGTGGCCGCGTCGACGCTCTCGGCTCCAACGCCCGGCTCGGCAACTCGCACTATCTTGTCGCTGAGGCCGATGAGAGCGACCGCTCATTCCTCAAGCTCTCGCCCATCCTCACCGTCGTGACCAATCTCGACCGCGAGCACATGGACTGCTACCGCGACATGGCCGACGTCGAAGATGCCTTCCTCGAATTCATGAACCGCGTGCCTTTCTACGGAGCGAATGTCGCCTGCATCGACAACCCGCAGCTTGCCGCCCTTCTGCCCCGTGTGCGCCGCCGCGTCTTCACCTACGGAACCTCGCTTGGCGCGGACTTCGTCGTGCGCATGCTGCCGCCCGCTCCCGAGGTGCGCTCCCGTTTTGAGATTGCTTCCGCCCAGAGTGTGCTCGGTCCCTTTGATCTTCATGTGCCCGGCATCCACAATGTGCTCAACGCAGCCGCGGCGGTGGCCATCGCCGTACAGCTTGATCTGAAAGAGCAGGCCATCGTGCAGGGGCTCAAGTCCTTCCGCGGCGTGGACCGGCGCTTCCAGCTCAAGGGCGTCGTCGATGGCATCACCATCATCGACGACTACGGCCATCACCCCACCGAGATACGCGCCACCCTGCGCGCCGCGCGCGATTGCGGCTATGCGAATATCCACGTCCTCTTCCAGCCGCATCGCTACTCGCGCACCCGCGACCTGCTCGACGAGTTCGTGACCAGCTTCGCCGATGCATCCACGGTCGAGATGCTTGACATCTACGCGGCCAGCGAAGCGCCGCTCCCCGGCATCACCTCAGCCGCTCTGGTCCAGAGCATCGGGCAGCCCGGCGTTCGCTATGCCGCTTCCACTGAGGAGGCCGTGACCGCCATCCTTGACCGCGCCGCACCCGGCGATCTCATCCTGACGCTCGGCGCAGGCAACGTCTCGCAACTGGCCCCTCTGCTGGTCGAGCGTCTGCAAAGCCGTCTTCCAGCGTAA
- the ftsW gene encoding putative lipid II flippase FtsW: protein MAKRVGVDKSLFCATLILVVVGLLMVFSASAVLSKVRYGSPYTFLIRQSIGAVIGFAAMTVLMQINYRRLNRPNIVLPAVCVTTLALLAAFFMRDSHNTHRWIRFGVFSFQPSALATPVVVLFLAWFLQDRMQSIDDLRNTLLPAALPSLIFTALILKEPDLGTAMVLVVVTALLLYLAGMQTKWLGFAAIAATPVLYFMLFRVAWRRERLLAFLNPWSDPLGKGFHIIQSLIAVGSGGFFGVGYMEGHQKLFYLPEPQTDYIFANIAEELGLIGTIAIVALFVFIAYRGFRAAILSRDPFARIVAFGLTAGILIQAFFNISVVVALVPTKGITLPFISYGGTSLIIMLACMGVLLSITREIE from the coding sequence ATGGCAAAACGCGTCGGCGTAGACAAGTCACTTTTCTGCGCCACGTTGATTCTGGTCGTCGTCGGCCTGCTGATGGTCTTCAGCGCCTCGGCTGTCTTGTCTAAAGTCCGTTACGGCTCGCCCTACACCTTCCTGATTCGTCAATCCATCGGAGCCGTCATCGGTTTTGCCGCCATGACCGTGCTCATGCAGATCAACTATCGGCGTCTCAATCGCCCCAACATCGTGCTGCCCGCCGTCTGCGTCACCACCCTGGCCCTGCTCGCGGCCTTCTTCATGCGCGACTCGCACAACACCCATCGCTGGATACGCTTCGGCGTCTTCTCCTTCCAGCCATCCGCGCTGGCGACGCCCGTGGTCGTACTCTTTCTTGCGTGGTTCCTGCAAGACCGCATGCAAAGCATCGATGATCTGCGCAACACCCTGTTGCCCGCCGCGCTGCCCAGTCTCATCTTTACGGCGCTCATTTTGAAGGAGCCCGACCTGGGCACCGCCATGGTACTGGTGGTCGTCACGGCGCTGCTGCTTTATCTCGCGGGCATGCAGACCAAGTGGCTTGGTTTCGCGGCGATTGCCGCTACGCCGGTGCTCTATTTCATGCTCTTCCGCGTGGCCTGGCGGCGTGAGCGCCTGCTTGCGTTTCTCAATCCGTGGTCTGATCCGCTGGGCAAGGGCTTCCACATCATCCAGTCCCTCATCGCCGTCGGTAGTGGAGGATTCTTCGGCGTTGGCTACATGGAAGGCCATCAGAAGCTCTTCTATCTGCCCGAGCCACAGACCGACTACATCTTCGCTAACATCGCCGAAGAGCTTGGCCTCATCGGGACCATCGCCATCGTAGCGCTCTTCGTCTTCATCGCCTATCGCGGATTCCGCGCCGCCATTCTCTCGCGCGACCCCTTCGCCCGCATCGTGGCCTTCGGGCTCACGGCCGGCATTCTGATCCAGGCATTCTTCAACATCAGCGTGGTCGTGGCGCTGGTTCCCACCAAGGGCATCACGCTGCCGTTCATCTCTTACGGAGGAACCTCGCTCATCATCATGCTGGCCTGTATGGGCGTTCTATTGAGCATCACGCGGGAGATCGAATGA
- a CDS encoding cell division protein FtsQ/DivIB, whose protein sequence is MAKTTRHNSDSQRGLTLVEEDFLDEFEDAVPPVPSAANLRAAEPGPRAQARTRRPLPPSPEDSGLEEEPFLRVRRRVPVRSGPLPSWTKHRWGKILLASLFLLALGLILFVVLAVRHFLDHDPRFEISSAASIQTMGNSELSRADLLSVFGSDIGRNIFFVPLGERAAQLESIPWVKHATVMRILPDQLRVSIVERTPVAFLRIGSRISLIDAEGVVLDMTPELMAKHHFDFPVITGIDPAIPLAMRAQRMQLYLHFLSALNSDSQHVIDQVSEIDLADPEDVRATFNYGGHELLLHFGYTNFAARYRNYASHIQTWEQLYPRLASIDLRYDDQVVLRMATPPAPPAKLDAKPASPAAHSHGRKAAHHKVRRVIRHAHPTHHATRRAR, encoded by the coding sequence GTGGCGAAAACAACACGACACAACTCGGACTCGCAGCGCGGCCTGACCCTCGTCGAGGAAGATTTTCTCGACGAGTTTGAAGACGCGGTGCCGCCCGTTCCTTCGGCTGCGAACCTGCGCGCCGCGGAACCCGGCCCTCGTGCGCAAGCCCGCACCCGGCGCCCGCTCCCTCCCTCGCCAGAAGATTCCGGCCTTGAAGAGGAGCCATTTCTGCGCGTGCGCCGCAGGGTGCCCGTGCGCAGCGGTCCGTTGCCTTCATGGACCAAGCATCGCTGGGGCAAAATCCTGCTGGCGTCCCTGTTCCTTCTGGCTCTCGGTCTCATTCTCTTTGTGGTGCTCGCCGTGCGTCATTTCCTCGATCATGATCCGCGCTTTGAGATCAGCTCGGCCGCTTCCATTCAGACCATGGGCAACAGTGAACTCTCTCGCGCCGATCTGCTTTCGGTCTTCGGTTCTGATATCGGGCGCAATATCTTCTTCGTTCCGCTCGGCGAACGCGCCGCGCAACTGGAGAGCATTCCCTGGGTCAAGCACGCCACCGTCATGCGGATTCTTCCTGACCAGTTGCGCGTCTCCATCGTTGAGCGCACTCCGGTCGCCTTCCTGCGCATCGGCAGCAGAATCTCCCTCATCGACGCCGAGGGTGTCGTCCTCGACATGACGCCCGAACTGATGGCGAAGCATCACTTCGATTTCCCGGTCATCACCGGCATTGATCCTGCGATTCCGCTCGCCATGCGCGCCCAGCGCATGCAGCTATACCTTCATTTCCTCTCTGCTCTGAACAGCGATAGCCAACACGTCATCGATCAGGTCAGCGAAATTGACCTCGCCGATCCCGAGGACGTGCGTGCCACCTTCAACTACGGCGGCCATGAGCTGCTGCTGCATTTTGGTTACACCAACTTTGCCGCGCGCTACCGCAACTATGCCTCGCACATTCAAACGTGGGAGCAGCTCTATCCCAGGCTCGCCTCCATCGATCTGCGCTATGACGATCAGGTGGTGCTCCGCATGGCCACGCCGCCCGCGCCCCCCGCAAAACTCGACGCGAAACCCGCCAGCCCAGCGGCTCACTCGCACGGCAGAAAAGCCGCGCACCATAAAGTCCGCCGCGTGATCCGTCATGCGCATCCCACTCACCATGCCACCCGGAGAGCACGATGA